TCCAGGTAACCAAGACAACtgagtaaaaatataaatattatggtCCTAAACATACATCTTAGAGCAAAAGTGCTTGGAGCTTGAATAGAGATAACTACTAGAAGTAACTTTTCTGGATGATATCTGCTCAGAGCAAGtttatttccaaggccagtatgtGTGCTATAAATATTTTACAGAGCTAATGTTTGCAATGTTATAGTATGTGCATTAAGAGCAATTGTTATTTGTATTATATTTGCTACCTAGAAAAAGCTTCTGAAAAATGCTCTCAGTTCCCTGcctttaacttttctttatattatTTACCTCCTAAAACTGTATATGTGAAATATGAGGATATGGTGCAATTCTCCAAACATTTCTTTAGCTGGCCTTTTCAATGTCACCTTAGGGAAGTCACCTGGAGGAAGTCATCATTTAGATAATTTTTTATCATCTGAATTTTTGGTGATGTTACAAAATGTTGTTCAATTATTATTCTGGATTGTCTACTTGCTTTTCATGTTTCTCTACAATCAAGACCTATGTGCAGGTTCATAAGGCAAAATAAGCAGTAAGAATTTATGACAGTTTCATCCCCTTATTTGAAGTCACATGTTCAAGGAGGAGTCCTGCTGAGAATTTCCACCTGAATAGGCTTTAGGAAAAGCAGAATTCACACAGATGCTTCAGAGAAAGCTTTCACATTGTTGGCTCTACTATGGTCATGAATTATAACATGAAGGGAACTCTCTCTGGATCAGGGTAACGTTAATCTTTCAttgttcttctttttaggtatataTAACAGGACTCAGTTTGACTTAATTATATAAAGCATGGAATGTAATTTGTTAATCTTTAATAACTCTTAGAAAATAGTGTGACCTGGGTTGGTAAAGCAATTTGTGGGAAGGAAAAAGATCTTCAATTTGTATGGACTAATTCTTCAGATTTGCCTTAGGATGTCTGAAAATATTGTAAATCTCTGCAAAGAAATCTTCCCTTTTATCTTATAATAATGAATAAATCTAATCTTTATAGGAGAACATAAAGCTATTTCTTGATTTGTGATTTTAGACATTTTGACCGGCAGAAATACAAAGAGAAAACggatgaaaaagaaatattttattcttgaaTATTTGGGAGCTAGaactgatttttatctgtttataagtataataaaaatattgaaaagttaTTCAAAGATTTTCATGTAAGATTTTGTTAGGCAGAAGGAGTTTTATTCCTTCCTGAATTAATATATGGAGCCTTCAGTGATAATGAAAATTTAGCAATAATAGCATTAAACTGGCTTTAATTTTAGAAGATTTTTCATTTTTGCCTTTATATAATTAACTAATGACCTACTATATTTAGAAGTTAGTCACGATTATACATACCAATGGTGTCTGTCAAAATTAGCACTAAATTACTCATCCCCCCGAGTCAGATAGTATAGTACTCTAATGATGTTTGACTGCTTCCAACACATTTTAGATTGTTATTCTCTTTCTATCCAAGTTTTTATAGATGGGAAAACAAAGTCTAGCAGTGCTATATACTCTGCCTGTGATCACACAGCAGGTATAAGCTCTTACACTTGGTGCTATATGGATATAAGATATCAAACAAAGAAATTATGGGTTCTGAAATCCCTCCTTAAACAAGAAACATTGAAGAGGCAGCCTAAAGAGCAGGTAGAAGCTACTCAGAAAAGATGACAGGTTCCCAGGACTTTAGATGGGAATGAGCTCTGACATATTAAAAATTGAGAGAAGGCTAgtagtgaaaatgggtaacatgaTTTGTGAGATGTTCTAGGAAGGACCAAAGTATGCAGGTACAACAAGGCTATCAAGAaaaatttagaatattttttaaatgcaatgaAAAGTAGATGACAAGCTTTAagcacatggcacaattttatttaATCCTGTAATCATGTAAAGGCTTAAGACTGGATGCAAAAAGTGAAAACTAAAGCCAGAATCAAGAAGAGAGATAACAGTGGTTTAGATTAGAGTAGTAGTGTGGAACATATCTTTGCATTCAAATTTACCAGAGTTAGTGAAGAAATTTATTGAAGATGAGGGAAATAAAAGGGTCAAGGATAAATGCTAAATCTCTTCTATAACAAATTGATATCAAAGATGTTATTTGTTGAAATATGCAAAAATAACATCCTCCCTACTGCTGACATTAGACTCAGATTTTACAGGTTAATTCTCtatccaactaaaactaaaaatgttCTAATATATCAAACTAACAAGTTTTATAGAGAATCATAGGTCACCTCATTTTAAGACCATATcatgctagggatgtggcttagtggtagatcacttgcctagcaagcacaaggacctgaattcaattcccacctagtactgcaaaaataataataataataataataataataataataataataattcttccAAACTTCCAAATTATGCACATGAGAAAATTAAGACTGAGTTAAGAGTGGTTTCATGAAGGTCATCTAGATTTTAAGACATCTAACAAACTAATTGCCGTAAAAGAACCCATAACAAATTCCAAAATACTTTGTTGTAATTTTACCCTTTATCCATTTTTTAATTATTGCCCTAatctttttatttaattctttattttatcaaatttaattaaTGAGTGTtgacaaatattttgttttccccTTCCATTTTTCCTCTTCTCACCTAGGATATAGACTTTGTAGAATTATGGTGGGCCAAAGCAATTATAGTTCTTCGTTTGACTTCATTCTGCTTGGCTTCTCTGAGCATCCCAGACTAGAAATGATGCTGTCAGGAGTTGTCACCATCTTCTATTCTATCACACTGATGGGAAACACAGCCATCATTCTTGCATCTCTCCTGGATTCCCACCTGCACACACCAATGTACTTTTTCCTCAGGAATTTATCTTTTCTAGATCTGTGTTTCACAACCACCATTGTCCCTCAGATGCTGGTCAACTTATGGGGACCCAAGAAGACGATCACCTTTGTGGGTTGTGTCATTCAACTCTATGTTTACATGTGGTTGGGCTCCATTGAGTGCCTTCTTCTGGCTGTCATGTCCTATGACCGTTTCACAGCTATTTGTAAGCCTTTGCATTATTTGATTATCATGAACCCTCGTCTATGTCTCAAAATGATTGTCATGGTCTGGAGTATTAGTTTGGCCAATTCTGTAGTATTATGTACACTCACCCTGAATTTGCCTAGATGTGGAAAGAACCTTCTGGATCATTTCTTGTGCGAGTTGCCAGCTATGGTCAAGATAGCTTGTGTAGACACCACAGCAGTTGAAATGTCTGTTTTTGGTTTAGGCATTATCATTGTCCTCACACCTCTCATCCTTATTCTTATATCCTATGGTTACATTGCCAAAACTGTGCTAAAAATGAAGTCTAAAGCTGGACAATGCAAAGCAATGAATACCTGTGGATCTCATCTCACTGTGGTGTCCATATTCTATGGAACTATTATCTACATGTACCTACAACCAGGTAACAGTGCCTCCAAAGATCAGGGTAAGTTCCTCACCCTATTTTACACCATTATCACTCCAAGTCTCAACCCCCTCATTTATACCTTAAGGAATAAGAACATGAAGGATGCACTGAAGAAGCTGattagaatctatgaataaaggaACTGGGAATCATATAAAAAATGTTAGAGCaaataaaacaatgaaatatattttctaattatctttaatttttactgAGGAAAGTAATTCTTATAGATTTTAAAACTTTGTGGATACAAACAATATTAGAACCATTCTGCTTAGCT
This region of Callospermophilus lateralis isolate mCalLat2 chromosome 6, mCalLat2.hap1, whole genome shotgun sequence genomic DNA includes:
- the LOC143402151 gene encoding olfactory receptor 2W1-like, translating into MVGQSNYSSSFDFILLGFSEHPRLEMMLSGVVTIFYSITLMGNTAIILASLLDSHLHTPMYFFLRNLSFLDLCFTTTIVPQMLVNLWGPKKTITFVGCVIQLYVYMWLGSIECLLLAVMSYDRFTAICKPLHYLIIMNPRLCLKMIVMVWSISLANSVVLCTLTLNLPRCGKNLLDHFLCELPAMVKIACVDTTAVEMSVFGLGIIIVLTPLILILISYGYIAKTVLKMKSKAGQCKAMNTCGSHLTVVSIFYGTIIYMYLQPGNSASKDQGKFLTLFYTIITPSLNPLIYTLRNKNMKDALKKLIRIYE